A single Chaetodon trifascialis isolate fChaTrf1 chromosome 18, fChaTrf1.hap1, whole genome shotgun sequence DNA region contains:
- the qtrt2 gene encoding queuine tRNA-ribosyltransferase accessory subunit 2 gives MKLELSRVVQGGSRLGVLRGLGRTGRHSLEVPGCLLYTHFGTVPHLTQDTLHTLSSLPSVTQVTLSNIAEHQEVLEEFKSGFRKFAGLHDTVLYCSLHDPATPCPTGYTTNKTVSVWGSGGRIELTVAKFMALQRTVQPDWYQSMADGETWQKNTSRKRVRKSVDRTLAHLDECLLVHQKSQELEGVEVFGVVEGGDILEERVRSARETAKRPVAGFCLDGLQTGSMDQILRTQLITAVTKELPEDKPRLLQGVGRPDEVLAGVEAGVDLFESFFPFQVTERGCALCFSFDISPDPERAVLELDKERDAAGETQQNGDLNLDDQTQMTSFEINLKDKRYQDDFRPLVEGCGCYCCKNHQRAYLHHLLVTNELLAGVLLMIHNTAHYHGFFGALREALANDKLDLLKRKVLRERGGQAERKD, from the exons ATGAAGCTGGAGCTGTCCCGTGTGGTTCAGGGAGGAAGTCGGCTGGGTGTCTTGAGGGGGCTCGGCAGGACGGGACGGCACTCTCTGGAAGTCCCGGGGTGTCTGCTGTACACGCACTTTGGCACAGTGCCCCACCTCACCCAGGACACACTGCACACCCTGAGCAGCCTCCCCTCTGTCACTCAGGTCACCCTGTCCAACAT agCAGAGCACCAGGAAGTGTTGGAGGAATTTAAGAGTGGATTCAGGAAGTTTGCAG GTCTTCATGATACTGTGTTGTACTGCTCGCTTCACGACCCTGCGACCCCCTGCCCGACTGGTTATACAACTAACAAG ACTGTGTCGGTGTGGGGCAGCGGTGGGCGGATTGAGCTGACGGTGGCCAAGTTCATGGCTCTCCAGAGGACCGTGCAGCCGGACTGGTACCAGAGCATGGCGGACGGAGAGACGTGGCAGAAGAACACCTCTCGCAAAAGGGTCCGAAAGTCGGTGGACCGGACTCTCGCCCACTTGGACGAGTGTCTGCTGGTGCACCAAAAatcacag GAGTTGGAGGGAGTGGAGGTCTttggggtggtggagggaggagacatCCTGGAGGAGAGGGTGCGCTCAGCCAGGGAGACGGCCAAGAGGCCTGTGGCAGGATTCTGCCTGGACGGCCTCCAGACGGGGTCCATGGACCAGATCCTGAGGACCCAGCTCATCACTGCTGTGACCAAAGAGCTGCCTGAAGACAAACCCAG ACTGCTGCAGGGCGTAGGACGACCCGATGAGGTGCTGGCGGGCGTGGAGGCCGGCGTGGACCTGTTCGAGAGTTTCTTCCCCTTCCAGGTGACGGAGCGAGGCTGCGCTCTGTGCTTCAGCTTTGACATCTCCCCGGACCCGGAGCGCGCAG TGCTGGAGCTGGACAAAGAGCGGGACGCAGCAGGGGAGACGCAGCAGAATGGAGATCTTAATCTGGATGATCAAACACAGATGACATCCTTTGAGATCAATCTCAAAGACAAGAG GTACCAGGACGACTTCAGGCCCCTGGTGGAGGGGTGTGGTTGCTACTGCTGTAAGAACCACCAGAGGGCGTACCTGCACCACCTGCTGGTGACCAATGAGCTGCTGGCTGGAGTCCTGCTTATGATCCACAACACGGCCCACTACCACGGCTTCTTCGGTGCCTTGAGAGAAGCTCTGGCCAACGATAAGCTGGACCTCCTCAAGAGAAAAGTACTTAGAGAGCGAGGCGGTCAGGCAGAAAGAAAGGACTGA
- the zdhhc23b gene encoding palmitoyltransferase ZDHHC23-B isoform X1 has protein sequence MKKRATKVLQEEEILCCCEYVNRLGERSHVAACCCDCEDLDDTCDRFLKREPQKPEYLSQLSEVLADRIRVPWFWGGARKVDLSVIPPLVLLPVLLHLAALHFLLGMVVLTALPGLVLWYYYFTHRKKGRTLFFLSLALFSLGYMYYLFITEVLPSGDVGLVQVAMVTAGVILTLVALGLTKREPGIVRPNQESVHSTVTYYSPLPDRDPALNGGRQDVTMTVANRAGSSEQVESSELKESSRRNWCPVCRVVRPPRAGHCRICGVCVLRLDHHCVWINSCVGQANHRSFLLTLILFLLTSLYGISLVLQSVCPKQHLFTALLYCPGVYDQYSTALCFTCAWYSSIVTGGLLHLLVVQVINISYNVTEREARVALRDKTARSAYWGLVVDTGVYSRGFRGNWAEFMTMGEKLNPPFPAPTDLCLAGSRHTRKM, from the exons ATGAAGAAGCGAGCCACCAaggtgctgcaggaggaggagatcttGTGCTGCTGCGAGTATGTGAACAGACTCGGAGAGCGCAGCCATGTAGCAGCTTGCTGCTGTGACTGCGAGGACCTGGATGACACctgtgacag GTTTCTGAAGAGGGAGCCTCAGAAACCTGAATATTTGTCACAGCTGAGTGAAGTTTTGGCAGACCGGATTCGTGTGCCCTGGTTTTGGGGTGGCGCCCGAAAAGTGGACCTGTCCGTCATCcctcctcttgttctccttcctgtcctgctgCACCTCGCTGCTCTCCACTTCCTGCTCGGCATGGTGGTTCTGACGGCTCTGCCCGGCCTGGTGCTGTGGTACTACTATTTCACCCATCGTAAGAAAGGACGGacgctcttcttcctcagcctGGCGCTCTTCTCCCTGGGGTACATGTACTACTTGTTCATTACGGAGGTGCTTCCCAGCGGGGATGTTGGCCTGGTCCAGGTAGCCATGGTAACTGCTGGGGTCATACTCACCCTGGTAGCCCTTGGTCTCACCAAGAGAGAACCTGGCATTGTGCGGCCAAACCAAGAGTCCGTCCACAGCACGGTGACATATTACAGCCCTCTGCCAGACAGAGACCCCGCCCTCAACGGGGGGAGGCAGGATGTGACGATGACAGTAGCCAACCGGGCGGGGTCATCGGAGCAGGTGGAGTCATCGGAGCTGAAGGAAAGTAGCCGAAGGAACTGGTGTCCGGTGTGCAGGGTGGTGCGGCCCCCCAGGGCGGGACATTGTCGGATCTGTGGTGTCTGCGTGCTGCGTCTCGACCACCACTGTGTCTG GATAAACAGCTGTGTGGGACAGGCCAATCACCGCAGCTTCCTGCTCAcactcatcctcttcctcttgacGTCCCTGTACGGGATCAGCCTGGTGCTTCAGAGCGTGTGTCCGAAACAACACCTCTTCACCGCCCTGCTCTACTGCCCGGGGGTCTACGACCAGTACAG CACTGCGCTCTGCTTCACCTGCGCGTGGTACAGCAGCATCGTGACCGGTGGGCTGTTAcacctgctggtggtgcaggTGATCAACATCAGCTACAACGTGACCGAGCGTGAGGCGCGTGTCGCCCTGCGAGACAAAACAGCTCGCAGCGCCTACTGGGGACTCGTGGTGGACACCGGCGTCTACTCTCGAGGTTTTCGTGGCAACTGGGCAGAGTTCATGACCATGGGAGAAAAGCTGAATCCTCCCTTCCCTGCCCCAACTGACCTG TGCCTTGCTGGGAGTCGGCATACAAGAAAAATGTGA
- the zdhhc23b gene encoding palmitoyltransferase ZDHHC23-B isoform X2: MKKRATKVLQEEEILCCCEYVNRLGERSHVAACCCDCEDLDDTCDRFLKREPQKPEYLSQLSEVLADRIRVPWFWGGARKVDLSVIPPLVLLPVLLHLAALHFLLGMVVLTALPGLVLWYYYFTHRKKGRTLFFLSLALFSLGYMYYLFITEVLPSGDVGLVQVAMVTAGVILTLVALGLTKREPGIVRPNQESVHSTVTYYSPLPDRDPALNGGRQDVTMTVANRAGSSEQVESSELKESSRRNWCPVCRVVRPPRAGHCRICGVCVLRLDHHCVCLVLQSVCPKQHLFTALLYCPGVYDQYSTALCFTCAWYSSIVTGGLLHLLVVQVINISYNVTEREARVALRDKTARSAYWGLVVDTGVYSRGFRGNWAEFMTMGEKLNPPFPAPTDLCLAGSRHTRKM, encoded by the exons ATGAAGAAGCGAGCCACCAaggtgctgcaggaggaggagatcttGTGCTGCTGCGAGTATGTGAACAGACTCGGAGAGCGCAGCCATGTAGCAGCTTGCTGCTGTGACTGCGAGGACCTGGATGACACctgtgacag GTTTCTGAAGAGGGAGCCTCAGAAACCTGAATATTTGTCACAGCTGAGTGAAGTTTTGGCAGACCGGATTCGTGTGCCCTGGTTTTGGGGTGGCGCCCGAAAAGTGGACCTGTCCGTCATCcctcctcttgttctccttcctgtcctgctgCACCTCGCTGCTCTCCACTTCCTGCTCGGCATGGTGGTTCTGACGGCTCTGCCCGGCCTGGTGCTGTGGTACTACTATTTCACCCATCGTAAGAAAGGACGGacgctcttcttcctcagcctGGCGCTCTTCTCCCTGGGGTACATGTACTACTTGTTCATTACGGAGGTGCTTCCCAGCGGGGATGTTGGCCTGGTCCAGGTAGCCATGGTAACTGCTGGGGTCATACTCACCCTGGTAGCCCTTGGTCTCACCAAGAGAGAACCTGGCATTGTGCGGCCAAACCAAGAGTCCGTCCACAGCACGGTGACATATTACAGCCCTCTGCCAGACAGAGACCCCGCCCTCAACGGGGGGAGGCAGGATGTGACGATGACAGTAGCCAACCGGGCGGGGTCATCGGAGCAGGTGGAGTCATCGGAGCTGAAGGAAAGTAGCCGAAGGAACTGGTGTCCGGTGTGCAGGGTGGTGCGGCCCCCCAGGGCGGGACATTGTCGGATCTGTGGTGTCTGCGTGCTGCGTCTCGACCACCACTGTGTCTG CCTGGTGCTTCAGAGCGTGTGTCCGAAACAACACCTCTTCACCGCCCTGCTCTACTGCCCGGGGGTCTACGACCAGTACAG CACTGCGCTCTGCTTCACCTGCGCGTGGTACAGCAGCATCGTGACCGGTGGGCTGTTAcacctgctggtggtgcaggTGATCAACATCAGCTACAACGTGACCGAGCGTGAGGCGCGTGTCGCCCTGCGAGACAAAACAGCTCGCAGCGCCTACTGGGGACTCGTGGTGGACACCGGCGTCTACTCTCGAGGTTTTCGTGGCAACTGGGCAGAGTTCATGACCATGGGAGAAAAGCTGAATCCTCCCTTCCCTGCCCCAACTGACCTG TGCCTTGCTGGGAGTCGGCATACAAGAAAAATGTGA
- the ccdc191 gene encoding coiled-coil domain-containing protein 191, which translates to MTTFPGHNPHLFRWRRLAKSKTSEEKVHVKNGDVDQWRKRVEMASEFAVSEVFFHKKPRSGTNSQAVQLQSSDQLRDHDEAYSEAQALLGDWLSCKLRQELEMEEEDDLMCSAERPSPVRLASAQPAADNYTNFDDLYNCLAEEEEHSAVNSFLQDLMERDVLDCGVMEELALDVGQTRRKFRDPIVTMEARHLQVRENRARREAERQRQQREREALRAAREEAKRREREEETRKKQEARRQEEIVQQEMVRLRREMEERRGLEQLVRQRGKERVGGQRAARSLQSAPPLPTKQQQQQQQETEQLCKEQKMQTKIHMRNLKCLQRHFSGWYSVVLDRRLRLGKAMALCDWKRQLRAWRAWRAVVWAEQRQREVARTEQELRAENRQWQLAVESDRRRLLWRCLNEWQIRCRMEREQRGLLAQQQETRRKMAALINAASTGKFKASETPPDQPATAPPEESNQPEAKEKKDQHRSGTLAPDASAVHQNKTPVGTVAQPTQPWQVTRRHAAPTAAELHEARHRGEGGAFTCPKRAPSPGSRFENRHAIQQQIITQQRKLLKEQQEQIAQLREKQSMMDLELEMEKTAQLTQLSALRGSRPKSHKFEPTEQRALRVAGDADSVCAPQRKAVTRQTSPHPIITAMEARAHQRAERKKEIEELKRKKEEEKLAAMRAAEEQRQREAEEEKRRAAEKKKEEKRQEREREEERQRQLKRQQELVKLARQHYHMNLVLRRGLAPWKRLIQLRQANTQLAESHHNLFLLRRCTLGWQQSARESALDREDSADQLYQHFLLRRSLSCWKRLKDWRMIQEERAERFYRTRTLRRFLLGLLDHVSQERLLEWDCQELAQEHNDRRVLRRCFLAWGKLPSLLRREREKEERREKLGRKVAEVLPDFLSCPL; encoded by the exons ATGACGACGTTCCCGGGTCACAATCCTCACCTGTTTAGGTGGAGGAGACTGGCCAAGAGTAAAACATCTGAAGAAAAG GTACATGTGAAGAATGGCGATGTCGATCAGTGGAGGAAG CGAGTGGAGATGGCTTCGGAGTTTGCCGTATCTGAAGTCTTCTTCCACAAGAAACCTCGTTCGGGAACCAACAGCCAAGCTGTACAGCTGCAAAGCTCTGACCAGCTAAGAGATCACGACGAAGCTTACAGTGAAG CTCAGGCTCTTCTTGGTGATTGGCTGAGCTGTAAGTTGCGGCAGGagctggagatggaggaggaagacgacCTGATGTGCTCTGCTGAGAGGCCAAGCCCTGTTCGGTTGGCTAGTGCTCAGCCTGCCGCAGATAACTACACCAACTTTGATG ATCTGTACAACTGCctggctgaggaggaagagcacaGCGCTGTGAACAGCTTCCTACAAGATCTGATGGAGCGAGACGTGTTGGACTGTGGGGTGATGGAGGAACTGGCGCTGGACGTCGGACAAACAAGGAGGAAGTTCAGAGACCCGATTGTCACAATGGAAGCACGACATCTGCAG GTGAGGGAGAACAGGGCCCGGCGGgaggctgagaggcagaggcaacagagagagagggaggctcTGCGGGCTGCCAGGGAGGAGGCGAAGCggagggagcgagaggaggagacaaggaaGAAGCAGGAGGCACGGAGGCAGGAGGAGATAGTGCAGCAAGAGATGGTGAGACTCCGAcgtgagatggaggagagaagaggccTGGAACAGCTGGTTCGACAGAG GGGAAAGGAACGAGTGGGAGGGCAGAGGGCAGCCAGGAGCCTCCAGTCAGCTCCTCCACTTcccacaaaacagcagcagcagcagcagcaggaaacagagcagctgtgtaaagaacagaaaatgcaaacCAAGATTCATATGCGTAATCTCAAG TGTCTGCAGAGGCATTTCTCTGGATGGTATTCAGTGGTGTTGGACCGAAGGCTGCGTTTGGGTAAGGCCATGGCCCTCTGTGACTGGAAGAGGCAGCTGAGAGCCTGGCGAGCATGGCGGGCAGTGGTGTGGGCAGAACAACGGCAGCGAGAGGTGGCGAGAACAGAGCAGGAGCTACGAGCTGAGAACAG ACAATGGCAGCTGGCCGTGGAGAGTGACCGACGCCGTCTGCTATGGCGATGTCTGAACGAGTGGCAGATAAGGTGTCGGATGGAGAGGGAACAACGAGGGCTTTTGGCCCAGCAGCAGGAGACCCGGCGCAAGATGGCTGCCTTAATCAACGCTGCTTCAACAGGCAAATTCAAGGCCTCGGAAACCCCACCTGATCAGCCCGCAACGGCCCCACCTGAGGAATCTAACCAACCAGAGGCCAAGGAGAAG AAAGATCAGCACAGGTCAGGAACTTTAGCCCCAGACGCCTCTGCAGTACATCAGAACAAGACCCCCGTGGGTACTGTGGCCCAGCCCACTCAGCCATGGCAGGTGACCCGACGCCATGCAGCGCCAACCGCCGCTGAGCTCCACGAGGCACGGCACAGAGGCGAGGGCGGTGCCTTCACCTGTCCAAAAAGGGCGCCGTCGCCGGGCAGCAGGTTTGAGAACAGGCACGCCATCCAGCAGCAGATCATCACGCAGCAGAGGAAGCTGTTGAAGGAGCAGCAAGAGCAAATTGCACAGCTGAGGGAGAAGCAGAGCATGATGGACTTGGAGCTGGAAATGGAGAAAACCGCACAGCTCACCCAGCTGTCAGCGCTGAGAGGCTCGAGACCAAAGAGCCACAAGTTTGAGCCCACAGAGCAGAG GGCACTGAGAGTCGCTGGAGATGCTGACAGTGTCTGTGCACCTCAGAGGAAGGCGGTCACACGCCAGACATCCCCCCATCCAATCATCACGG CCATGGAGGCCCGCGCACATCAACGCGCCGAGCGGAAGAAGGAAATTGAAGAACTcaagagaaagaaggaagaggaaaaactg GCGGCGATGAGAGCTGCCgaggagcagaggcagagggaggcggaggaggagaagcgcagagcagcagaaaagaagaaggaggagaaacgGCAGGAAAGAGAG agggaagaggaaagacagaggcagCTGAAAAGGCAGCAGGAGCTCGTGAAGCTGGCTCGTCAACACTACCACATGAACCTGGTGTTACGACGAGGCCTGGCGCCATGGAAACGCCTCATTCAGCTCAGACAGGCCAACACGCAG CTGGCCGAGAGCCACCACAATCTCTTCCTCCTGAGGCGGTGCACACTAGGCTGGCAGCAATCAGCAAGAGAGTCCGCGCTTGACAGAGAGGATTCTGCGGACCAACTGTACCAGCACTTTTTGCTTCGGAGGAGCTTAAGCTGCTGGAAAAGA CTGAAGGACTGGCGGATGAttcaagaggagagagcagagcgTTTCTATCGCACTCGCACTCTGAGGAGGTTTCTGCTGGGACTGCTGGACCACGTGAGCCAGGAGAGGCTGCTGGAGTGGGACTGTCAGGAGCTGGCTCAGGAGCACAATGACAG ACGGGTGCTGCGGCGATGCTTCCTGGCTTGGGGGAAGCTTCCGTCTCTGCTGCgcagggaaagagagaaggaagagcGGCGGGAGAAGCTGGGGCGGAAAGTGGCCGAGGTTCTGCCTGATTTCCTCTCCTGTCCGCTGTAA